DNA sequence from the Schlegelella aquatica genome:
GTCCAGCACGACCTGCTCCTTGTCGTCCAGGTCCACCGAGAGGCGGCCTCCGTCGACCAGACGGCCGAAGAGCAGCTCATCGGCCAGCGCCCGCCGGATGGTGTCCTGGATGAGGCGCTGCATCGGCCGCGCGCCCATGAGCGGATCGAAGCCCTTCTTCGCCAGGTACTTGCGCAGGGCGTCCGTGAACGTGACCTCGACGCGCTTTTCGGCCAGCTGGCTCTCGAGTTGCAGCAGGAACTTGTCGACCACCCGGAGGATGACCTCCTCGTCCAGCGCGCGGAAGTTGACGATGGCATCGAGCCGGTTGCGGAACTCGGGCGTGAACAGCCGCTTGATGTCGGCCATCTCGTCACCTTGCTCGCGCTTGCTCGTGAAGCCGATCGTCGACTTCTGCATGGTCTCGGCACCCGCGTTCGTGGTCATGATGATGATCACGTTGCGGAAGTCGGCCTTGCGGCCGTTGTTGTCTGTCAGCGTGCCGTGGTCCATCACCTGCAGCAGCACGTTGAAGACGTCCGGATGCGCCTTCTCGATCTCGTCGAGCAGCAGCACCGCGTGCGGCTTCTTGGTGACCGCCTCGGTCAGCAGGCCGCCCTGGTCGAAGCCCACGTAGCCCGGGGGCGCGCCGATCAGGCGGCTGACCGCATGGCGCTCCATGTACTCGGACATGTCGAAGCGGATCAGTTCGATCCCCAGGATGTAGGCCAGCTGTTTGGCGACCTCGGTCTTGCCGACGCCGGTGGGCCCGGAGAACAGGAACGAGCCGATCGGCTTGTCCGGCTTGCCCAGGCCTGAGCGGGCCATCTTGATCGCCGCGGCCAGCGCGTCGATCGCCTCGTCCTGGCCGAACACCACGCTCTTGAGGTCGCGGTCGAGGTTCTTGAGCTTGGAGCGGTCGTCGTTGCTGACGCTCGCCGGCGGGATGCGCGCGATCTTCGCGACGATCTCCTCGACCTCGGCGCGGGTGATGGTCTTCTTCTGCTTGCTCTTGGGCAGGATGCGCTGCGCCGCGCCCGCCTCGTCGATCACGTCGATCGCCTTGTCGGGCAGGTGGCGGTCATTGATGTACTTGGCCGACAGCTCGGCAGCCGCCTGCAGCGCGTTGAGCGCGTACTTGACGTTGTGGTGGTCCTCGAAGCGCGACTTCAGGCCCTTGAGGATCTCCACGGTCTGCTCGACCGACGGCTCGACCACGTCGATCTTCTGGAAGCGCCGCGACAGCGCCGCGTCCTTCTCGAAGATGCCGCGGTACTCGTTGAAGGTGGTCGCGCCGATGCACTTGAGCGTGCCCGAGCTCAGCGCCGGCTTGAGCAGGTTGCTCGCATCGAGCGTGCCGCCCGAGGCCGCCCCCGCCCCGATCAGCGTGTGGATCTCGTCGATGAACAGGATCGCGTTGGGCTGGTCCTTCAGCGCCTTGAGCACGCCCTTGAGGCGCTGCTCGAAGTCGCCGCGGTACTTGGTGCCGGCCAGCAGCGCGCCCATGTCCAGCGCGTAGACCACGGAATCGGACAGCACCTCGGGCACGTCGCCTTCGGTGATGCGCCAGGCCAGCCCCTCGGCGATCGCGGTCTTGCCCACGCCCGCCTCGCCGACCAGCAGCGGGTTGTTCTTGCGCCGGCGGCACAGCACCTGGATCACGCGCTCGACTTCCTGCTCGCGGCCGATCAGCGGGTCGATCTTGCCCTCGCGCGCCAGCTGGTTGAGGTTCTGGGTGAACTGCTCCAGCGGCGACCCCTTGCCCTCGCCCTCTTCCTTCTCGACCTCCTGGCCGCTGCCCTCGGCGGGCTTGGCCGGCTCGGGCGGATCGGACTTGCGGATGCCGTGGGCGATGTAGTTGACCACGTCCAGGCGGGTCACGCCCTGCTGGTGCAGGTAATAGACCGCATGCGAATCCTTCTCGCCGAAGATCGCCACCAGCACGTTCGCGCCGGTCACTTCCTTCTTGCCGCTGCCGGTGGACTGCACGTGCATGATCGCGCGCTGGATCACGCGCTGGAAGCCCAGCGTCGGCTGCGTGTCGACCTCGTCGGTGCCGCCGACGGTCGGCGTGTTTTCCTTGATGAACTGCGTCAGGCTCTTGCGCAGGTCATCGATGCTGGCCGAGCACGCCCGCAGCACCTCGGCCGCCGACGGGTTGTCGAGCAGTGCCAGCAGCAGGTGCTCCACCGTGATGAACTCGTGGCGCTGCTGGCGCGCCTCGACGAACGCCATGTGCAGGCTGACTTCAAGTTCCTGGGCAATCATGCGGCCTCCATAATGCACTGCAAAGGATGCCCCGCGCGGCGCGCGGCGGCAAGCACCAATTCGACTTTCGTGGCGGCTATGTCCTTGGTGTAGACGCCACAGACGCCGCGGCCTTCGTGGTGGATCTTCAGCATGATGTGGGTCGCCGTCTCCAGGTCCCGGTGGAAGTACTGCTGAAGCACCATCACCACGAACTCCATCGGGGTGTAGTCGTCGTTCAGCATGACCACCTGGTACAGACGGGGCGGCTCCACCTTCGATGACTGTCTTTCGACAACGACAGTTCCTTCCCCGCCGTCCGGCAGCGCGGGCTGGGCGGGCGTTGCTGGGAGCTTGGGCGTGTCGCTGGGCATGAAACGATTCTATCGAGTTGGGCTGGACAGGGAGCGGGTTCGCGCCATTTGCTCTGCACTCGTCAAGGTCAACCTGAGAATATGCACAGGAACCGTCACCAACGCTCACGAACCCGGGCTTGATCCGTTCTTGACACCGTGGAACCTGCCGCAGAGAATTTTTCGCGAATCAGGAGTATTTACCCGGGCAGGAAGCAATGGGTACGCATGCAGGAACGGTCAAATGGTTCAATGACGCCAAGGGCTTCGGGTTCATTGAGCCGGACGAAGGCGGCGAAGACGTCTTCGCCCACTTTTCGGCCATCCTGATGGATGGTTTCCGGACGCTGAAGCAGGGCTCGAAGGTCACCTTCGACCTGGTCCAGGGTCCGAAAGGCAAGCTGGCGCAAAACATCCAGTTGCTCGAACCCCGGGTCGTGCCGGCTGCCGTCCGGCCGCCGGCCGGCACCAGCCAGTCCGCTTCCCTGGCCGACTGAGCTCTTTTTCGCAAGGGCCTGGCACCAGGCACGTCCTGTTTCGCTCGTCCGGGCCACCCGCAGGCGCCCAAGCCTCAGATCGGGCTTGGGCTGCCGCATTTCAAGGGTGCATGAAGGATCGCGTGTTTTTGTGCACTCGCCAGAAATAACGGAGCCCACTTGCGCGGGTTTATTGCCCACGCACCTGGGAAAGCATGCGCTTTCAGGCACCACCGCGAAAGCCGGATATATTCATATACATCCATTCGCATGAAGGCAGCCTCCTTGCGTCCATACGGCGAATGCGATGAAAAACCTTCACTTCGGCAGGGTCTCGCAAGGCTGCGCCGCATGGGCCCTGCGGCGGCCCCTGCCTATTGAAGACCCGGAACGCGACGGACGCATTCCCCCCGGATGCGGGGATGGGGCACCGCGCCCTCCGGCGCTTCCCGACGGTCCCCTTCACGTGGCAAGCGGTTCACCCGCGGGCTGCGTCCACGGCCGCTGTTGCGGCGCGGCACCGGCCCCGGCGGGCGTCGCGCGTGCGTGCGCCGCGGCCGGCGGGCGCGCGCCCGGCAGGACAATGCGCCCCTCGCGCAGGGCACGGATCAGCATGTAAGGCGTCGCGCTGATGTGCGCTTCGAGCGCCAAGGCGGCGCGCGCCTCCTGGCCGCTGATCGCCAGCTGGTAGATCTCGGTGTGCTCGGCATGGACGTCACGCCCGCTGTCGGGCAGGCCGATCGCATAGCTGCGGTAGCGCTCGCTGTGGCGCGCCAGCAGGCGCAGCACTCGCTGCGTCCAGGGCGAGGCGTGGCCGGACAGCAGCGCTTCATGGAAGCGCAGGTTGAGCGCCTCCCACTGGCGGCGGCGCTCGGGCCGCACCGGCTGCTCCTCCGCCGACAGGGCCTCGTAGGCCGCCGTCACGCGCGCGCGCCAGGCGTCGTCGCCGCAGCGGATCGACTGGCGCAGGGCGTCGGTCTCGATGTGCACCCGCAGGCGCGTGATGTCTTCCAGGTCCTCGATCGCGATCGGCGCCACGCGAAAGCCCCGCTGCCCCTCGGCCACCACCAGCGCGTCGCTGACCAGCCGGGTCAGGGCCTCGCGCAGCGTGCCGGCACCGACCTGGTACTGCTGCCGCAGGTGCTCGATGCGCAGGCGGCTGTCCGGCGCCAGCCGGCCCTCGATGATGTCGTCGCGCAGCGTGGTGTAGGTCTGTTCGATCAGGGTGCGCGTGGCCGCGCCGTCGGCCGGGTCGACGGGGAGGGTGCTGGGCGGCTGGAAGGAACGCTTGGCCATGCTCGGGCCCTGCCGCTCAGGTGGCGCGGCGCGCGTCGTCCTGGATGCGCGAGAGGCGGTAGCTCAGCTGGGGACGGGTGATCCCCAGCGCCCGAGCCGCCGCCGACAGGTTGCCGCCGGCGCGCTGGACCGCCTCGCGGATCAGCGCGTCCTCCATCGCATCCAGCGTCAGGCCGCTGCGCTGCAGCATGTCGTAGAAGTCGGCCTGCTGGGCGCAGGCGGCGTTGCTCTCCAGGCCGCCGGAAGCATTGACCGTCAGCATGTCGGCGGAAGTCAGCTGGGGGAACAGCATCGGGGCATCGACCATGCCGCCCGAGGACGCAAGGATCACGCCACGCTCGACCAGGTTCTCGAGCTCGCGCACGTTGCCCGGCCAGGGATGGGCGCGCATCGCGGCCAGCGCCAGGTCGGTGAAGCCCTCGACGCGCTTGCCGTGCCGCGCGGCGTACTTCTGCAGCAGGTGCATGGCCAGCAGCTCGATGTCCTCGGCCCGTTCGCGCAGCGGCGGGATGCGGATCGGGTAGACGTTCAGCCGGTACAGCAGGTCGCGCCGGAAGCGCCCCTCCTCCACCGCCTTCTCCAGGTCGACGTTGGTGGCGGCGACCACCCGCACATCGACCTTGCGGGCCTGGGTCGACCCCAGCCGCTCCACCTCGCCCTGCTGGAGCACGCGCAGCAGCTTGGCCTGCGCCGGCAGCGGCAGCTCGCCCAGTTCGTCCAGCAGCAGGGTGCCGCCGTGGGCGCGCTCGAAGCGGCCGATGCGCGTCGCGTTGGCACCGGTATAGGCGCCCTTTTCCGCACCGAACAACTCGCTTTCGATCAGCTCGGCCGGCAGCGCCGCGCAGTTGACCGCGACGAAGGGCTTGTCCGCACGGGGCCCCATCGCATGCAGCGCGCGCGCGAAGCGCTCCTTGCCGACGCCGGTTTCGCCGGTCAGCAGCACCGTGACCTCGGTCGGGGCGGCCTTGCGCAGCAGCTCGACGGTCTGCCGGAACGCCGGGGAATGCCCGATCAGCGGCCCCTGGTCGTCGGCCGGCTGCAGCTGCGTGCGCAGCGCCTCGACCTGCGAGCGCAGCTCGTCGATGCGCACCAGCATCGAATCCGGGTCGTAGTCGCGCGCCAGCTGCTCGCCGTCGGGCCATTCGTGCGCGAAACGGCCTTCGATCAGGCAACAGTCATGGCCGCTGGCCGAGCACTGGACCTCCTTGAACAGCGCCGGGCGGCCGAAGAAGCCGCTCGTGTAGCCCGAGGCATAGCCCAGCAGCATCCAGCACACGGGCTCGTCCGACGGCCCGCAGCTGCGCTGGTGCATCTCGGCCTCCCAGCTGTGGTCCCAGCGGAACACGCCGCGGAAGTGACCTTGCGCCTCGTCGACCTCGAGCACCTGCGGCGTGACTCGCACCGCGCCTTCGAGCATGTGCAGCTGGGGCCCGACGGCAAAGGCGTCGAACAGCGACGCGTCGGGGCGCACCTTGCGCGCCAGCATCGCGTCGCGCGTGCCTGCTGTGTAACCCGCGCGCATGAGCAGGCGCCGGGTGTGCTCCGGCCCCAGGCTGGACATCAGCTCGCGCCGCAACGCCTGCAGGCTCGCCGCGTGGAGCAGCAGCATGCGCTGGTCCGCCAGCCAGATGCGCCCGTCCACCGTGGAGAAATGGACCAGGCGACGCAGGTCGGCGTCGGACGGCAGCGGTGGCAGGAGGGTGGACATGGTGGACAAAGTATCGATAAACCGCTGAACACCGTCCAT
Encoded proteins:
- the clpS gene encoding ATP-dependent Clp protease adapter ClpS, whose product is MPSDTPKLPATPAQPALPDGGEGTVVVERQSSKVEPPRLYQVVMLNDDYTPMEFVVMVLQQYFHRDLETATHIMLKIHHEGRGVCGVYTKDIAATKVELVLAAARRAGHPLQCIMEAA
- a CDS encoding GntR family transcriptional regulator, translated to MAKRSFQPPSTLPVDPADGAATRTLIEQTYTTLRDDIIEGRLAPDSRLRIEHLRQQYQVGAGTLREALTRLVSDALVVAEGQRGFRVAPIAIEDLEDITRLRVHIETDALRQSIRCGDDAWRARVTAAYEALSAEEQPVRPERRRQWEALNLRFHEALLSGHASPWTQRVLRLLARHSERYRSYAIGLPDSGRDVHAEHTEIYQLAISGQEARAALALEAHISATPYMLIRALREGRIVLPGARPPAAAHARATPAGAGAAPQQRPWTQPAGEPLAT
- the clpA gene encoding ATP-dependent Clp protease ATP-binding subunit ClpA, with product MIAQELEVSLHMAFVEARQQRHEFITVEHLLLALLDNPSAAEVLRACSASIDDLRKSLTQFIKENTPTVGGTDEVDTQPTLGFQRVIQRAIMHVQSTGSGKKEVTGANVLVAIFGEKDSHAVYYLHQQGVTRLDVVNYIAHGIRKSDPPEPAKPAEGSGQEVEKEEGEGKGSPLEQFTQNLNQLAREGKIDPLIGREQEVERVIQVLCRRRKNNPLLVGEAGVGKTAIAEGLAWRITEGDVPEVLSDSVVYALDMGALLAGTKYRGDFEQRLKGVLKALKDQPNAILFIDEIHTLIGAGAASGGTLDASNLLKPALSSGTLKCIGATTFNEYRGIFEKDAALSRRFQKIDVVEPSVEQTVEILKGLKSRFEDHHNVKYALNALQAAAELSAKYINDRHLPDKAIDVIDEAGAAQRILPKSKQKKTITRAEVEEIVAKIARIPPASVSNDDRSKLKNLDRDLKSVVFGQDEAIDALAAAIKMARSGLGKPDKPIGSFLFSGPTGVGKTEVAKQLAYILGIELIRFDMSEYMERHAVSRLIGAPPGYVGFDQGGLLTEAVTKKPHAVLLLDEIEKAHPDVFNVLLQVMDHGTLTDNNGRKADFRNVIIIMTTNAGAETMQKSTIGFTSKREQGDEMADIKRLFTPEFRNRLDAIVNFRALDEEVILRVVDKFLLQLESQLAEKRVEVTFTDALRKYLAKKGFDPLMGARPMQRLIQDTIRRALADELLFGRLVDGGRLSVDLDDKEQVVLDIQPNKRSDRPKEAATTE
- a CDS encoding sigma-54-dependent Fis family transcriptional regulator, translating into MSTLLPPLPSDADLRRLVHFSTVDGRIWLADQRMLLLHAASLQALRRELMSSLGPEHTRRLLMRAGYTAGTRDAMLARKVRPDASLFDAFAVGPQLHMLEGAVRVTPQVLEVDEAQGHFRGVFRWDHSWEAEMHQRSCGPSDEPVCWMLLGYASGYTSGFFGRPALFKEVQCSASGHDCCLIEGRFAHEWPDGEQLARDYDPDSMLVRIDELRSQVEALRTQLQPADDQGPLIGHSPAFRQTVELLRKAAPTEVTVLLTGETGVGKERFARALHAMGPRADKPFVAVNCAALPAELIESELFGAEKGAYTGANATRIGRFERAHGGTLLLDELGELPLPAQAKLLRVLQQGEVERLGSTQARKVDVRVVAATNVDLEKAVEEGRFRRDLLYRLNVYPIRIPPLRERAEDIELLAMHLLQKYAARHGKRVEGFTDLALAAMRAHPWPGNVRELENLVERGVILASSGGMVDAPMLFPQLTSADMLTVNASGGLESNAACAQQADFYDMLQRSGLTLDAMEDALIREAVQRAGGNLSAAARALGITRPQLSYRLSRIQDDARRAT
- a CDS encoding cold-shock protein encodes the protein MGTHAGTVKWFNDAKGFGFIEPDEGGEDVFAHFSAILMDGFRTLKQGSKVTFDLVQGPKGKLAQNIQLLEPRVVPAAVRPPAGTSQSASLAD